Proteins from a genomic interval of Paenibacillus sp. FSL H8-0048:
- a CDS encoding endo-1,4-beta-xylanase, with amino-acid sequence MEQASSEIPALHEMFREAFKIGAAVSTGIIASQGPFIAKHYNSITAENEMKPALVQPQEGEYTFEAADSIFEFAEPRGIGVRGHTLLWHNQTGDWMFRDAEGGACSREQLLARLQTHINTVVGRYRGRAYAWDVVNEAIEDKTDQYLRDTKWLQIIGEDYLRQAFEMAHQADPDALLFYNDYNETDPVKSGKIYKLVRSLLDQNTPIHGIGMQGHWNIYGPSIEEIRNALKLYASLGLKIHITELDLSVFRHDDKRTDLKAPTAEMLKLQEERYAEIFALLLEFKDSIDSVTFWGVADDYTWLDGFPVRGRKNWPFLFDEQKQPKASFARLAELAAPQS; translated from the coding sequence ATGGAGCAAGCCAGCAGCGAAATTCCTGCATTACATGAAATGTTCCGGGAGGCCTTTAAAATAGGGGCTGCCGTCAGTACCGGCATTATAGCTTCCCAGGGTCCTTTCATCGCGAAGCACTACAACAGCATCACCGCCGAGAATGAGATGAAGCCGGCTCTGGTTCAGCCGCAGGAAGGCGAATACACCTTCGAGGCTGCGGACAGTATCTTCGAATTCGCAGAGCCGCGCGGAATCGGTGTCCGGGGGCATACGCTTCTGTGGCATAACCAGACCGGAGACTGGATGTTCCGGGATGCGGAAGGCGGAGCCTGCAGCAGAGAGCAGTTGCTTGCGCGTCTGCAGACCCACATCAATACGGTAGTGGGCCGATACCGGGGACGGGCGTATGCCTGGGATGTAGTGAATGAAGCGATTGAGGATAAAACAGACCAGTACCTGCGCGATACGAAGTGGCTGCAGATTATCGGCGAGGATTACCTCCGTCAGGCCTTTGAAATGGCACATCAGGCAGACCCTGACGCGCTGCTGTTCTACAACGACTATAATGAGACCGATCCTGTCAAGAGCGGCAAAATCTACAAGCTTGTCCGCAGCCTGCTGGACCAGAATACGCCGATTCACGGGATCGGGATGCAGGGACACTGGAATATCTACGGCCCTTCCATTGAGGAAATCCGCAATGCGCTTAAGCTCTACGCATCGCTGGGGCTTAAGATCCACATTACCGAGCTGGATCTCTCCGTATTCCGTCATGACGACAAACGCACGGATTTGAAAGCGCCAACAGCTGAAATGCTGAAGCTTCAGGAGGAGCGTTATGCCGAGATCTTCGCCCTTCTGCTGGAATTCAAAGATTCCATTGATTCGGTAACCTTCTGGGGTGTGGCCGATGATTATACCTGGCTGGACGGCTTCCCCGTCCGGGGACGCAAGAACTGGCCGTTCCTGTTCGATGAGCAGAAGCAGCCGAAGGCTTCATTCGCCCGGCTGGCCGAGCTGGCCGCACCGCAATCTTAA